The genomic window GACAAGACTTTCGTGGGAAAGTCGTTCTCGATCCATTTATGGGTAGTGGTACTACACTGGGGGAATCGCTGAAATTGGGGTGTAAAGTGATAGGCTGCGATATCAACCCAATCAGCACTTTTCTGGTTCGACAAGCTTTGACAAGAGTCCCTGAGTCTGAACTAAGATCAACTTTTGCTCAATTGGAACAAGAAGTCGCCAAGGAAATCCAGCAATATTATCAGACCCGTGATCCCGAAACAGGTGAATGGATTCCTGTTTTGTATTATTTCTGGGTGAAGATTATCACCACACCAGAGGGTGAATCCATTCCCTTATTTTCAAATTATGTATTTGCTAAGAATGCCTATCCGCAAAAGAAACCAAAATCTCAAATTATCTGCCCTAACTGTTGGAACATCATTGAAGATCGTTTTGATACAACCTATCTCCCATGCCCTCATTGCCAAACTCAGTTTAATCCACAACAAGGGCCCGCCAAAGGTCAGTATGTATACTCTAGATCGGGCAAGCGTTACAAGATCAAAGCCCTGATTCAAGCGCAGAATAATCCACCAGAACATCGTATGTATGCAATGTTAGCTTTGCGTGCCAATGGTGAGAAGATCTATTTGCCAGTGAAGGATGAAGATTTGGCACTTTTTTGTGATGCAATCAAACGATTAGCCAGAGAAGATCTACCAATTCCAACCATGCCTGTGCGTCCCGGTCATAACACCGATCAAGCAAGAGGATATAATTATCTTCAGTGGCGAGACTTCTTCAATGCCCGACAGCTTTTGTGTCTTGGTTTGCTTCTGCGTGCGATTCTCAATATCGAGAACAAAGCCATTCAAGAACAGTTTATCTGTTTGTTTTCGAGTACTTTAGAATTCAACAACCTGTTTTGTAGTTTCAAGGGCGAAGGGACAGGAGCTGTAAGACATATGTTTTCGCACCACATTTTGAAACCAGAACGCGCACCCCTTGAAAACTCTGTCTGGGGAACTGATAAAAGCAGCGGAACCTTTGCAACACTTTTTGAATCTCGATTGATTCCGGCAAAACGCTATCTCGATAATCCTTTTGAAATCTCCATAGAAACCGATCTATTCGGGAACAGCATAGGTAGTCATAAGATTACAGCGAGCCAAGCAATCAACGTCTCTTTAGTCGAATCCTGGGAAGCCTTTTCTCAACAGGAGCAGGCAGCACTCATTCTTAACGGAAGCAGCGATCGTCTCCCAATCCCCAGCGAAGCCGTTGATGTTGTTATCACTGATCCACCCTACTTTGATTTTGTTCATTACAGTGAGTTGAGTGACTTTTTCTTTGCTTGGATTGCACCCGTTTTGAAGGAGCGATACTCATTTTTTCGGTGTGCGGATTCCTCACATTTTGGTGAGGTGCAACATAATGACCCACGCCTCTTTGCACAGCAACTCAGTCGAGTGTTTGCCGAGTGTTATAGGACTTTAAAATATGATGGATTACTGATCTTTAGTTTTCACCACTCACGTTCTGAGGGATGGGCTGCAATTTGCGAGGCAATCCGGGCTTCCGGGTTTAAAGTGGTAGCTGCACATCCAGTTCATGCGGAGCTAAAAGTGGCGACTCCAAAGACCTCTGTAACAGAACCGATTAGCCTTGATGCAATTCTGGTCTGTTGTAAAAGTGAAGAAGATTTAAACTCCTCTGTAGACATTATTGCATCTAGAATGAAAGCAGAGAGACTGGGAAAAATGTTGGAGTCTGGTGGAATTAAGCTATCTGAGCCTGATAGGTTTGTGATCTTAGCATCCCAGTTACTAGTGGAGATGTCTAAAAAATCCATGTCTTTTGAAAATATGAATTATCTACTTCAGCAACAGTCAATAACGACTAACATCGTATCTGAGGCGGATGGTTGAGAGTTCTTGGTGGTGATGCCAAGCATATCTGTTGCTGCCTTATCTCAGTCGTTAAGTACTCTCTGATGATGCGCTATTAGCTGACCTCTCGCTGCACTACGATGTGGTCATTAGCTGCCTGTTCATGGATGAAATCTACTACCAGACCCGCAATGGTTCCCTTCGGCGCAACATTCGCAAAGAAGGAGTTCTCCTATGACCGATGAACAACGAGAACTCCTTCTCAAAGCCCAGCAAAGTGAGGCAAAACGATAGGAGTTCTCGTTTCCATTCAATTGGGTTCCCCAGCGAGTGGGGAGCAATCAAGGCACTGAT from Alkalinema sp. FACHB-956 includes these protein-coding regions:
- a CDS encoding DNA methyltransferase, translated to MKAIEHQDFTSNTLDKKEIESDFPILEVSQLAKKESWRKEINRPIYHIHKWWAKRLGSVFRAISLAALSPEKFHTWKNFYIRQDFRGKVVLDPFMGSGTTLGESLKLGCKVIGCDINPISTFLVRQALTRVPESELRSTFAQLEQEVAKEIQQYYQTRDPETGEWIPVLYYFWVKIITTPEGESIPLFSNYVFAKNAYPQKKPKSQIICPNCWNIIEDRFDTTYLPCPHCQTQFNPQQGPAKGQYVYSRSGKRYKIKALIQAQNNPPEHRMYAMLALRANGEKIYLPVKDEDLALFCDAIKRLAREDLPIPTMPVRPGHNTDQARGYNYLQWRDFFNARQLLCLGLLLRAILNIENKAIQEQFICLFSSTLEFNNLFCSFKGEGTGAVRHMFSHHILKPERAPLENSVWGTDKSSGTFATLFESRLIPAKRYLDNPFEISIETDLFGNSIGSHKITASQAINVSLVESWEAFSQQEQAALILNGSSDRLPIPSEAVDVVITDPPYFDFVHYSELSDFFFAWIAPVLKERYSFFRCADSSHFGEVQHNDPRLFAQQLSRVFAECYRTLKYDGLLIFSFHHSRSEGWAAICEAIRASGFKVVAAHPVHAELKVATPKTSVTEPISLDAILVCCKSEEDLNSSVDIIASRMKAERLGKMLESGGIKLSEPDRFVILASQLLVEMSKKSMSFENMNYLLQQQSITTNIVSEADG